The Rhizobiaceae bacterium genome contains the following window.
ATAGAAGCCACGATTGTTGAGGTAGGAACTGAATGGAAGCGAGTAGCTGTCGCGCACATTGGGCAAGAGTGCGAGCACGCCCTGATACCAGAAGAGGATGACCAACAGCGGCGGGATATTGCGGAAGAGTTCCACATAGACCGTTGCGAGCTTCCGGATCAGCCAGTTTTGGGACAAGCGCCCGATTCCGACCAGAAAGCCGATGATGGTCGCGGCGATGATGCCCGTAACGGCCACCAGCGCGGTGTTCAGCACCCCGACCACAATTGCGCGCCCGAACGTGGAGTCCGACGAATAGGGAATAAGCGAGGTGAGGATATCGAAACCGGCGCGTCCACGCAGGAATGCGAAACCAGTCTGAATGTTGGAACGGCGAAGGTTCTCGATCGTGTTGTCCACGATCCACCAGCCACCCAACACCAATAGCGCGACAATCAGCAGCTGGAAAAATATGCTGCGTGCTCGCGGATCATAGAGCAGGGATACCTTTTCGGTCCGCCCCGCTGGTAACACATCCTGTGTTGCCATATCGTTCCCCTTCCATTGCCCGACGGACATATTTGCCTCGTCGGTAGATGGCCGGGGTGCTCAGCGCATCCCCGGCCCTGATCCGCTTAGCGGATCGGCATGCCGTATTGCAGTCCGCCCTTTGTCCAAAGGGCATTGGCGCCGCGTGCAATCTTGAGCGGGCTACCCGTGCCCACATTGCGCTCGAAGATTTCGCCGTAGTTGCCGACGCCCTTCACGATGTTGACAACCCAGTCATTGGTCAGGCCGAGATCGGTGCCAATCTTGGTGTCAGCCTCGACGCCAAGCAGACGACGCAGATCCGGATTCTCAGTCGACTTCATCTCCTCGACATTCGCCTGCGTGATGCCGGCTTCCTCGGTGTTGAGCAGCGCGAAATAGGTCCACTTCACAATATCGAACCACTTGTCGTCGCCCTGGCGAACCGACGGGCCGAGAGGCTCCTTGGAGATGATCTCGGGAAGAACGACGTGGTCGTCCGGAGCGCTCATCTGGAGGCGAACGGCATAGAGACCCGACTGGTCGGTCGTATAGGCGTCGCAGCGGCCCGCATCATAGGCAGCATTGGCCTCTTCGAACTTCTCGAACACGACGGGCGTGTATTCCATCTTGTTCGCCTTGAAGTAGTCGGCGAGGTTCAACTCCGTCGTGGTACCTGACTGAACGCAGATTGCAGCGCCAGAAAGCTGGAGCGCGGAGGTGATTCCCGGCAGCTTCTTGGAGTTCACCATGAAGCCCTGGCCGTCATAATATGTTACGCCGGCAAAGTTCAGGCCGAGGGCCGTGTCACGATTGATGGTCCAGGTCGTATTGCGCGACAGGATATCCACTTCGCCTGACTGGAGAGCAGTAAAACGATCCTTTGCGCTCAGCGGAGTGAACTTGACCTTCGTTGCGTCA
Protein-coding sequences here:
- a CDS encoding amino acid ABC transporter substrate-binding protein, translating into MNKAKVILGAAVLGLMAGAASADTLDDVKAKGFLQCGVNTGLAGFSSPNDKGEWTGLDVDFCRAVAAAVFGDATKVKFTPLSAKDRFTALQSGEVDILSRNTTWTINRDTALGLNFAGVTYYDGQGFMVNSKKLPGITSALQLSGAAICVQSGTTTELNLADYFKANKMEYTPVVFEKFEEANAAYDAGRCDAYTTDQSGLYAVRLQMSAPDDHVVLPEIISKEPLGPSVRQGDDKWFDIVKWTYFALLNTEEAGITQANVEEMKSTENPDLRRLLGVEADTKIGTDLGLTNDWVVNIVKGVGNYGEIFERNVGTGSPLKIARGANALWTKGGLQYGMPIR